Proteins found in one Pseudoxanthomonas sp. SL93 genomic segment:
- the trxC gene encoding thioredoxin TrxC: MNAPDHLLACPHCAAMNRVPVARLAEQPKCGRCHAPLFMGTPLALGEADFDRHALRSTLPLLVDFWAPWCGPCLQMAPHFQQAAPLLEPALRLAKVDTDASPALGNRFGIRSIPTLVLLRDGAEVARQAGAMTREQVVQWARMQLAAARGR; the protein is encoded by the coding sequence ATGAACGCTCCCGACCATCTGCTGGCCTGCCCGCACTGCGCGGCGATGAACCGTGTTCCGGTCGCGCGTCTGGCCGAGCAACCGAAGTGCGGCCGCTGCCATGCCCCCTTGTTCATGGGCACGCCGCTGGCGCTGGGCGAAGCGGACTTCGACCGTCATGCGCTGCGCAGCACGCTGCCGTTGCTGGTGGATTTCTGGGCGCCGTGGTGTGGGCCGTGCCTGCAGATGGCGCCGCATTTCCAGCAGGCCGCGCCGCTGCTCGAACCCGCGCTGCGGTTGGCGAAGGTGGACACGGACGCGTCGCCGGCGCTGGGCAACCGCTTCGGCATCCGCAGCATTCCCACGCTGGTGCTGCTGCGCGATGGCGCCGAAGTCGCGCGACAGGCCGGCGCGATGACCCGCGAGCAGGTGGTGCAGTGGGCCAGGATGCAGCTGGCCGCGGCACGGGGCCGCTGA
- the thpR gene encoding RNA 2',3'-cyclic phosphodiesterase produces MSASSAPSQQGDLFGGPRPGRRHSLFFALMPSDEERRAISRLADSLYGAYPQARRVKASRYHLTLHFLGESDEPRLDLVRAACDAMQDWQAEPVAITLDHLLCLGNPKNPALTLASLHPTASVVAFWRGLQQRLLRAGFKQHVGRSFVPHLTLAYVPPRTAPVDVAPVVLHPQAVHLLQGIEGEPEYQQLGEWVLQR; encoded by the coding sequence ATGTCCGCATCTTCCGCGCCATCCCAACAGGGCGATCTGTTCGGCGGCCCCCGACCGGGGCGGCGGCATAGCCTCTTCTTCGCGCTGATGCCTTCCGACGAAGAGCGACGCGCGATCTCGCGCCTCGCCGACAGCCTGTACGGGGCGTATCCGCAGGCACGCCGGGTAAAGGCATCGCGCTACCACCTGACGCTGCATTTCCTGGGCGAAAGCGACGAGCCCAGGCTGGACCTGGTGCGTGCCGCCTGCGATGCCATGCAGGACTGGCAGGCCGAGCCCGTGGCGATCACGCTGGACCACCTGCTCTGCCTGGGCAATCCCAAGAACCCCGCGCTGACGCTGGCCTCGCTGCACCCGACCGCGTCGGTGGTGGCGTTCTGGCGCGGCCTGCAGCAGCGGCTGCTGCGGGCGGGCTTCAAGCAACACGTGGGGCGCAGTTTCGTACCCCACCTGACCCTGGCCTACGTACCGCCGCGCACCGCGCCGGTGGACGTGGCGCCCGTCGTCCTTCACCCGCAGGCCGTGCACCTGTTGCAGGGCATCGAGGGCGAGCCGGAATACCAGCAGCTGGGCGAGTGGGTGCTGCAGCGGTAA
- a CDS encoding prolyl oligopeptidase family serine peptidase, with protein sequence MGTGAGVRRWAGIWMLVGMLMAGHARASMEPVEPGEVPALAANQGLVLVAVDTNVDLYGVRVNRDGKSFGAGVMRDIKAGRSFRLYVAPAGKYEWRELQLFYGLRYALGDDEDFHFTVEPGRITYPGELVFRPVSLWRADIATSNRGLAALDWLQKEHPSLYATHPFVFAGRYPDPFPAFYKQASAQHPRPPGDAAGKSPADPGPLPVPVKTLFRPDRILQASLNPAGSLLALHVRNADDDWAVELVDLKSGSLTVMAKSALRFESLEWSGDETLLIALDKPRSLKMITVIRIETDVAGKRSYARIKLPRDGVVVDSLPRERDHILFGSVSRDGEFMVHKLDISSQKAVDDFRITVRGRMNTGVTGDVGWYTDGEGNLRLAMVRKEDEYVLLHGRDGTYTEVMKLSDNTDFQPVGISYDANLIYGLTDKDRDQRDLVEYDVTRKTIVRTVFSRAGVDVVAGIFNAQRVPIGVQYYQGGQLVNEYFQSQDVHMDGLLRKAFPGRMVSVMDRSRDGRQSVLRVDAADQPPQIYHLDSTAGRVSLVDESMPWLSGTRFARAQVMRFKGSDGLSMEAFLTLPPGDGKRPLVVFPHGGPIGVADRLHFDREVQFIASLGYAVLQVNFRGSEGYGKAFREAGYRNYGKLIEDDIDAALREALAKYPLDAQRMCVLGASYGGYSALVATVRWPERFRCAVSIAGVSDRILFFTASDSARSEKTRALMEKMMGNPKQDLAEMQQTSPLYQFESIRVPVMLAHGLEDPRVDFEHTRRMARMLTLAGHAPVELSFEKEGHGIDVPENQEKLWSGVAAFLRQHLGNPLPGAASVVPAGRTETPQ encoded by the coding sequence ATGGGAACAGGGGCGGGCGTCCGACGCTGGGCCGGCATCTGGATGCTGGTGGGCATGCTGATGGCGGGGCACGCACGTGCCAGCATGGAGCCGGTCGAGCCCGGCGAGGTTCCTGCGCTGGCGGCCAACCAGGGACTTGTGCTGGTAGCGGTGGATACCAACGTGGATCTCTACGGCGTACGCGTGAACCGGGACGGCAAGTCCTTTGGCGCGGGCGTCATGCGCGACATCAAGGCGGGGCGGAGTTTCCGCCTGTATGTCGCGCCTGCGGGAAAGTACGAATGGCGCGAGCTGCAGCTTTTCTATGGCCTGCGTTACGCCCTGGGCGATGACGAGGATTTCCACTTCACCGTCGAGCCCGGCAGGATCACCTATCCCGGCGAACTGGTGTTCCGCCCCGTGTCCCTGTGGCGGGCGGACATAGCCACGTCAAACCGCGGACTGGCGGCGCTGGACTGGCTGCAGAAGGAACATCCGTCGCTCTACGCGACGCACCCGTTTGTCTTTGCCGGTCGCTACCCCGATCCTTTTCCTGCGTTCTACAAGCAGGCAAGCGCGCAACACCCGCGGCCGCCAGGCGACGCTGCGGGGAAGTCGCCGGCCGACCCGGGTCCGCTGCCGGTGCCGGTGAAAACGCTCTTCAGGCCGGACCGGATACTGCAGGCCAGCCTGAACCCTGCAGGGTCGCTGCTCGCTCTGCACGTGCGCAATGCAGACGATGACTGGGCCGTTGAGCTGGTGGACCTGAAATCCGGCTCGCTGACCGTGATGGCGAAGAGCGCGCTGCGGTTCGAGTCACTGGAATGGTCCGGCGATGAAACCCTCTTGATCGCGCTGGACAAGCCGCGCAGCCTGAAGATGATCACCGTGATACGGATCGAGACCGATGTGGCAGGCAAGCGCAGCTACGCGCGCATCAAGCTGCCACGCGACGGCGTGGTGGTCGATTCGCTGCCGCGCGAGCGCGACCACATCCTGTTCGGCAGTGTCAGCCGGGACGGCGAGTTCATGGTCCACAAGCTGGACATCTCCAGCCAGAAGGCGGTGGACGATTTCCGGATCACCGTGCGCGGGCGCATGAACACCGGCGTGACCGGCGACGTCGGCTGGTATACCGATGGCGAGGGCAACCTGCGATTGGCGATGGTCAGGAAGGAAGACGAGTACGTCCTGTTGCACGGGCGCGACGGCACGTACACCGAGGTCATGAAGCTCTCGGACAACACGGATTTCCAGCCCGTGGGGATTTCGTACGACGCCAATCTGATCTACGGCCTGACCGACAAGGACCGCGACCAGCGCGACCTGGTGGAATACGACGTCACCCGGAAGACCATCGTGCGCACGGTGTTCAGCCGTGCGGGCGTGGACGTGGTCGCCGGGATATTCAACGCGCAACGTGTGCCGATAGGCGTGCAGTACTACCAGGGCGGACAGCTCGTGAACGAGTACTTCCAGAGCCAGGACGTCCATATGGACGGCCTGCTGAGGAAGGCATTCCCGGGACGGATGGTCAGCGTGATGGATCGCAGCCGCGACGGGCGCCAGTCCGTGCTGCGCGTGGATGCCGCCGACCAGCCACCCCAGATCTACCATCTGGACAGTACCGCCGGCAGGGTCAGCCTGGTGGACGAATCCATGCCGTGGCTGTCGGGCACGCGTTTCGCGCGTGCCCAGGTGATGCGCTTCAAGGGCTCGGATGGCCTCTCGATGGAGGCATTCCTCACGCTGCCCCCCGGCGACGGAAAACGCCCGCTGGTGGTGTTCCCTCATGGCGGCCCGATCGGCGTGGCCGACCGCCTGCATTTCGATCGCGAAGTGCAGTTCATCGCCTCGTTGGGGTATGCGGTGCTGCAGGTGAATTTCCGCGGCTCGGAAGGCTACGGCAAGGCGTTCCGCGAAGCCGGCTACCGGAATTACGGCAAGTTGATCGAGGACGACATCGATGCCGCACTGCGTGAGGCGCTGGCGAAGTACCCCTTGGATGCGCAGCGGATGTGTGTGTTGGGGGCCAGCTACGGTGGTTACTCGGCGCTGGTGGCTACCGTGCGGTGGCCGGAGCGGTTCCGTTGCGCGGTGTCCATTGCAGGTGTCAGCGACCGCATCCTGTTCTTCACGGCCAGCGACTCGGCACGCAGCGAGAAGACCCGGGCGTTGATGGAGAAAATGATGGGAAATCCCAAGCAGGACCTTGCGGAGATGCAGCAGACCTCGCCGCTGTACCAGTTCGAATCCATCAGGGTGCCGGTCATGCTGGCGCACGGCCTGGAGGATCCGCGCGTCGATTTCGAGCATACGCGGCGCATGGCGCGGATGCTGACGCTGGCGGGCCACGCGCCGGTCGAGCTGTCCTTCGAGAAGGAGGGGCACGGGATAGACGTGCCTGAAAACCAGGAAAAGCTCTGGAGTGGCGTTGCGGCGTTCCTGCGGCAGCACCTCGGCAATCCATTGCCGGGCGCCGCGTCCGTGGTTCCGGCCGGTCGGACTGAAACGCCGCAATGA
- a CDS encoding diguanylate cyclase, whose translation MRSHETASIAERTRHAQRLPRRIHRLRTLGMGLAALPITVVLWENQASPASWAWLAFTAVLWPQLAYWLALNHPQPYRGEIRNLLFDSVLAGMCVPLMAFNLLPSVLLVTLATVDKISTGIDRLWYWSLPLMLAGAVVAGIATGFELQPVTSMPVMLACLPMLMIHSIAVSRASYHLVRKVKRQNRQLDELSRRDTLTGLDCRRHWQEQASQILQQCAQSGEAATLMMIDVDHFKTINDRHGHAGGDDLLRATAQVIRDSIRSIDCAGRLGGDEFAVLLRGTELESAEIVAGRILQGVEAIRVDCAPTLRCTVSLGLASADDPSLGLRACLEAADRALYRAKSGGRNRLAVHVAGQPLQPMTSPG comes from the coding sequence ATGCGTTCTCACGAAACCGCGTCCATCGCCGAGCGCACCCGGCACGCCCAGCGTTTGCCCAGGCGTATCCATCGCCTGCGCACGCTGGGCATGGGCCTGGCCGCGCTGCCGATCACGGTGGTGCTATGGGAGAACCAGGCGTCGCCGGCCAGTTGGGCATGGCTGGCGTTCACTGCGGTGCTGTGGCCCCAGCTCGCCTACTGGCTTGCGCTCAATCACCCGCAGCCCTACCGCGGCGAGATCCGCAACCTGCTGTTCGATTCGGTACTGGCCGGCATGTGCGTGCCGCTGATGGCCTTCAACCTGCTGCCCAGCGTGCTGCTGGTGACGCTCGCCACGGTGGACAAGATCAGCACGGGCATCGATCGCCTGTGGTACTGGTCGCTGCCGCTGATGCTGGCGGGTGCGGTGGTCGCCGGGATAGCCACGGGCTTCGAGCTGCAACCGGTCACCAGCATGCCGGTGATGCTGGCCTGCCTGCCGATGCTGATGATCCATTCCATCGCGGTCAGCCGGGCGAGTTACCACCTGGTGCGCAAGGTGAAACGGCAGAACCGCCAGTTGGACGAACTCAGCCGCCGCGACACGCTGACCGGGCTGGACTGCCGCCGCCACTGGCAGGAGCAGGCCAGCCAGATCCTGCAGCAATGCGCGCAAAGCGGCGAAGCCGCCACGCTGATGATGATCGACGTGGACCACTTCAAGACGATCAACGACCGCCACGGCCATGCCGGGGGCGACGACCTGTTGCGGGCCACGGCGCAGGTGATCCGCGACAGCATCCGCAGCATCGACTGTGCGGGCCGGCTGGGCGGCGACGAATTCGCGGTGTTGCTGCGTGGGACGGAGTTGGAATCGGCCGAGATCGTGGCCGGCCGCATCCTGCAGGGCGTGGAAGCCATTCGCGTGGACTGTGCCCCCACCCTGCGCTGCACGGTCAGCCTGGGGCTGGCCAGCGCGGATGATCCGTCGCTTGGCCTCAGGGCCTGCCTGGAAGCGGCGGACCGTGCGCTCTACCGGGCCAAGAGCGGCGGACGCAACCGGCTGGCGGTGCATGTCGCGGGGCAGCCGCTGCAGCCGATGACCAGTCCGGGTTGA
- a CDS encoding restriction endonuclease, which yields MLKQVRHRQTDALSRVGWEQFETLVADHYRHQGYDVQHVGTAGTGRRFDGGIDLKLRRGTELVIVQCKHWNAKQVPHNPVHQLLGLLTTTRGATGAILITSGEFTPHALRSAAQNPAIQLIDGKTIRQLLGPLPPALLAEVARDPDAPASVRPPPLPPGGPAIAGPPPVPASVGRRARPASARARQHPRRGRGPVPAVAAIFVVGVLGWVLTQWLAREGQTHRSLSRVVTAPEAEDRAAVRPRTGSVMVRSPEGRRMARAQPYIMSAAQDPDPADLVHLTPTNVWSQAELEEWKRRNAESMEIIRRTTPELPVVEAR from the coding sequence ATGTTGAAGCAGGTGAGGCACCGCCAGACGGATGCCCTGAGCCGGGTGGGCTGGGAACAATTCGAGACGCTGGTGGCCGACCATTACCGCCACCAGGGCTATGACGTGCAGCACGTCGGCACCGCCGGCACCGGTCGTCGGTTCGATGGCGGCATCGACCTGAAGCTGCGGCGCGGCACGGAGTTGGTCATCGTGCAGTGCAAGCACTGGAACGCAAAGCAGGTGCCGCACAACCCGGTGCACCAGCTGCTGGGCCTGCTGACCACCACGCGGGGCGCCACCGGCGCCATCCTGATCACCAGCGGGGAGTTCACGCCGCATGCGCTGCGTTCCGCGGCGCAAAATCCCGCCATCCAGTTGATCGACGGCAAGACGATCCGCCAGTTGCTGGGGCCGTTGCCGCCGGCGCTGCTGGCCGAGGTGGCCCGCGATCCCGATGCGCCGGCGTCCGTCCGGCCACCGCCGTTGCCGCCGGGTGGACCCGCGATCGCCGGGCCTCCGCCCGTGCCGGCCAGTGTGGGGCGGAGGGCCAGGCCCGCGTCCGCGCGAGCGCGCCAGCATCCCCGTCGGGGACGCGGCCCGGTGCCTGCGGTCGCGGCGATCTTCGTCGTGGGTGTGCTGGGCTGGGTGCTGACCCAGTGGTTAGCGCGGGAGGGGCAGACCCACCGGTCTTTGTCCAGGGTGGTCACGGCGCCCGAGGCCGAAGATCGCGCCGCCGTCCGGCCGCGCACGGGGTCCGTGATGGTGCGGTCGCCCGAGGGCAGGAGGATGGCCCGCGCTCAGCCGTACATCATGAGCGCCGCCCAGGACCCGGATCCCGCCGACCTCGTCCACCTGACCCCGACCAACGTCTGGAGCCAGGCCGAACTCGAGGAATGGAAGCGCCGCAACGCCGAATCGATGGAGATCATCCGCAGGACGACGCCGGAGCTGCCGGTGGTGGAGGCGAGGTGA
- a CDS encoding GNAT family N-acetyltransferase yields MSAASTREHRLRVIETSRLHLHPLQQSDAAFYRDLFTDAELMRQIGAPLTRDAADAAFRTSMKMMQGVPPRAWLWRAEERGSCDIVGLVGIVMHQGMPEIGSMIVASQHRRGYAYESLSAVRDHGFQTVGLVSLFGRQQQENQRSIGLMTKLGFRQIPGLTGRIHWRMDRDDWVEYAGGFLKPAPAVCS; encoded by the coding sequence GTGAGCGCTGCCAGCACTCGGGAGCACCGGTTGCGCGTGATCGAAACCTCGCGCCTGCATCTCCATCCGTTGCAGCAAAGCGATGCCGCCTTCTACAGAGACTTGTTCACGGATGCGGAGTTGATGCGGCAGATTGGTGCTCCTTTGACGCGCGACGCCGCGGACGCCGCTTTCCGGACCAGCATGAAGATGATGCAGGGTGTGCCGCCGCGGGCCTGGTTATGGCGTGCTGAGGAACGTGGCTCGTGCGATATCGTCGGACTCGTCGGCATCGTGATGCACCAGGGCATGCCCGAGATTGGCTCGATGATCGTGGCGTCCCAGCATCGCAGGGGCTACGCCTACGAATCTTTGTCTGCCGTCCGTGACCACGGGTTCCAAACCGTTGGTTTGGTATCCCTGTTCGGGCGTCAGCAGCAGGAAAACCAGCGTTCCATCGGGCTGATGACTAAGCTGGGGTTCCGCCAGATCCCGGGTCTTACGGGCCGCATTCATTGGCGGATGGATCGAGACGACTGGGTGGAGTATGCAGGTGGTTTTTTGAAACCGGCGCCGGCGGTTTGTAGTTAG
- a CDS encoding tetratricopeptide repeat protein: MIAFMMAAALALSGNGAAPLPPDPATDAPPRPEQVMAVPEPLRQQLRAYVGNPRASASLRLERLVDFMFQPDGLGMTYQHDATYPVAQAYETRQANCLTFTLLAVALAREVGLDAYGQQIEETLAWRQEANTIYRTNHVNAGIRIQQRRLTIDVAWDVVIARQPPEPINDARLLAHYYNNRAAELMAQQRLAEALPYATTALSLDPGYATSWSNAGVLYLRMGDATNAQRSYHRALQLEPLHPGALFNLVSYYRRVGDTAHAAPLEQKLQTVEARDPFHHFLAGAEYERKGDLASAVKHYRLAIRLYPDEHRFHFGLARAYFLQGDTRRASKSLARARELSEGDTRQLYQAKLDILRRQSH; this comes from the coding sequence ATGATCGCCTTCATGATGGCCGCCGCGCTGGCGCTGTCCGGCAACGGCGCCGCCCCCCTTCCGCCAGATCCAGCCACGGATGCGCCGCCCCGGCCCGAGCAGGTGATGGCGGTGCCCGAACCGCTGCGCCAGCAGTTGCGCGCGTACGTCGGCAACCCGCGTGCTTCGGCCAGCCTCCGCCTGGAACGGCTGGTGGATTTCATGTTCCAGCCCGATGGCCTGGGCATGACGTACCAGCATGACGCCACGTATCCGGTGGCGCAGGCCTACGAGACGCGCCAGGCCAACTGCCTGACTTTCACCCTGCTGGCCGTCGCACTGGCGCGCGAAGTGGGCCTGGATGCCTACGGCCAGCAGATCGAGGAAACCCTGGCGTGGCGGCAGGAAGCCAACACCATCTATCGCACCAACCACGTCAATGCCGGCATCCGCATCCAGCAGCGGCGCCTGACCATCGACGTGGCGTGGGACGTCGTCATCGCGCGCCAGCCGCCGGAACCCATCAACGATGCGCGCCTGCTGGCCCACTACTACAACAACCGGGCCGCCGAACTGATGGCGCAGCAACGGCTGGCCGAAGCCCTGCCCTACGCCACCACCGCCCTGTCGCTCGATCCCGGCTACGCCACCAGCTGGAGCAACGCCGGCGTGCTGTACCTGCGCATGGGCGATGCGACAAACGCCCAGCGCAGCTACCATCGCGCCCTGCAGCTGGAACCCCTGCACCCCGGCGCCCTGTTCAACCTGGTCTCCTACTACCGCCGCGTCGGTGATACGGCGCATGCGGCGCCACTTGAGCAGAAACTGCAGACGGTGGAAGCACGCGACCCGTTCCACCATTTCCTGGCCGGCGCCGAATACGAACGCAAGGGCGACCTGGCGAGCGCGGTGAAGCATTACCGGCTGGCCATCCGCCTGTACCCGGACGAACATCGCTTCCACTTCGGCCTGGCGCGTGCGTATTTCCTGCAGGGGGACACCCGCCGCGCCAGCAAGTCCCTGGCCCGCGCACGCGAACTGAGTGAAGGCGATACCCGCCAGCTCTACCAGGCCAAGCTGGACATCCTGCGGCGGCAGAGCCATTGA
- a CDS encoding SAM-dependent methyltransferase, with protein sequence MGVGMTLGAHLAPRARNHIEQADVVFSAMSDPLVELWVQEMNADVRSLQPFYAEGKPRTETYREMVEAMMTEVRAGRRVCGAFYGHPGVFALVPHRAVAQARKEGYDAIMEAAVSAEDCLYADLGIDPGTYGCQHYEASQFMFYQRRIDPSAYLVLWQIGVAGDRTLARFSTGAAFRAVLLELLAPDYPLDHEVIVYEAATLPISEPRMDRMPLSALLSAELRLATTLVVPPARALQRNHAVLERLAKLRDEDIALS encoded by the coding sequence GTGGGCGTAGGCATGACCCTTGGGGCGCATCTGGCGCCACGTGCGCGCAACCACATCGAGCAGGCGGATGTGGTGTTCTCCGCGATGTCCGATCCTCTGGTGGAATTGTGGGTGCAGGAGATGAATGCGGATGTGCGCAGCCTGCAGCCGTTCTATGCCGAAGGCAAACCCCGCACCGAGACCTATCGGGAGATGGTCGAGGCCATGATGACGGAGGTCCGGGCAGGCCGCCGGGTCTGCGGTGCCTTCTACGGTCATCCGGGCGTGTTCGCCCTCGTGCCGCACCGCGCGGTTGCCCAAGCCAGGAAGGAGGGCTACGACGCCATCATGGAGGCGGCGGTCTCGGCAGAGGACTGCCTTTACGCCGACCTGGGCATCGACCCAGGGACCTATGGCTGCCAGCACTACGAGGCCAGCCAGTTCATGTTCTACCAGCGCCGCATAGATCCTTCCGCCTATCTTGTCCTCTGGCAGATCGGGGTGGCCGGCGATCGGACGTTGGCGCGCTTCTCCACGGGAGCCGCATTCAGGGCGGTCCTGCTTGAATTATTGGCCCCGGACTATCCGTTGGACCATGAGGTGATCGTCTACGAAGCGGCGACCCTCCCCATTTCGGAGCCTCGAATGGATCGGATGCCCCTTTCTGCCTTACTTTCGGCGGAGCTGCGCTTGGCAACGACGCTGGTCGTCCCGCCGGCACGCGCCCTGCAAAGGAACCATGCCGTGCTTGAGCGCTTGGCCAAGTTGCGGGATGAAGACATCGCATTGTCCTGA
- a CDS encoding GGDEF domain-containing protein gives MNVRVRQGLLAMLLCAASGLSFAQESFDSLLQQADDIRTSDPAGFNRLLAKLERQEDRATSEQQVRLKLLRAYGFLVKGQAESAIKQLEEIQLGKADAELKFQAGAVLANTYAMTRQFEQGLQALNVMLPLAQSIEDREVKHRGLLVAGVLYNQVGEYSLAQKYAQQVLDDEPVGRSRCVAGNLIIESQIGFLTFPEDEAIFAAIQDCASQGEPLLAGFSRSYLARKWFADGKVTNAINLLERYLPDVERAAYPRLIGEYHSMLAEYRMKLGNVEAAEQHAVKAVAQTVAIANSQPLVAAHRVLYEIALLRGDPTKALNQYRKYAEADKAYLNEVKTRELAYQLVRQQILQKNQQISLLDQQNQVLQQQRKVDQLQAQNTRLIVILLVVLVASIGYWAFKIKRVQLSLKKMAETDALTGICNRHHFTLRAERALAECARNGEQAALIMFDLDHFKNINDRFGHETGDWALTEVAEACKGFCRRIDVLGRLGGEEFAILMYGCDLRAAARVAEDCRVRLAQIDTKSTGHTFAITGSFGVTSSALAGYSLAKLLSHADRMLYRAKHLGRNRVCIHEPAQDNARDVGSNVLELPHRDGRVEHHTTA, from the coding sequence ATGAATGTGCGAGTCCGACAAGGCCTTCTGGCAATGCTCCTTTGCGCTGCTTCAGGCTTGAGTTTCGCTCAGGAATCGTTCGATTCCCTGCTTCAGCAGGCGGACGACATACGCACCTCCGATCCTGCCGGCTTCAATCGTCTTTTAGCCAAGCTTGAACGTCAGGAAGACAGAGCGACCTCCGAACAACAGGTTCGGCTCAAGCTGCTGCGTGCTTATGGATTTCTCGTCAAGGGACAGGCCGAGTCCGCCATCAAGCAGTTGGAGGAAATTCAACTTGGCAAGGCCGATGCAGAGCTGAAATTCCAAGCCGGTGCCGTACTGGCGAACACCTATGCAATGACCAGGCAGTTCGAACAGGGACTCCAGGCGCTGAATGTCATGCTTCCACTCGCGCAGTCCATCGAGGATCGCGAGGTCAAGCATCGTGGCTTGTTGGTTGCCGGCGTGCTGTACAACCAAGTGGGTGAGTACAGCCTCGCTCAGAAGTACGCGCAGCAAGTGTTGGACGACGAGCCTGTGGGAAGAAGCCGGTGCGTTGCCGGAAACCTGATCATCGAGTCGCAGATCGGTTTCCTGACATTTCCGGAAGATGAAGCCATTTTCGCGGCCATCCAGGACTGTGCGAGCCAAGGTGAGCCGCTGCTTGCCGGCTTCTCGCGCAGCTACTTGGCTCGCAAGTGGTTCGCTGATGGAAAAGTGACCAACGCGATCAACCTGCTCGAACGATATTTGCCTGATGTGGAACGGGCGGCATACCCACGCCTTATCGGCGAGTATCACTCGATGCTCGCCGAATACCGGATGAAGCTGGGGAATGTCGAGGCCGCAGAACAGCATGCGGTCAAGGCGGTGGCCCAGACTGTCGCGATCGCCAATTCACAACCATTGGTGGCGGCGCATCGTGTCCTGTACGAAATTGCCCTGTTGCGCGGCGATCCGACAAAAGCATTGAACCAGTATCGGAAGTACGCGGAAGCCGACAAGGCATACCTGAACGAGGTAAAGACGCGCGAGCTGGCGTACCAATTGGTGAGGCAGCAGATCCTGCAGAAGAACCAGCAGATCAGCTTGCTGGATCAACAGAATCAGGTCCTCCAACAGCAGCGCAAAGTGGATCAGCTCCAGGCCCAGAACACCCGCCTGATTGTCATCCTGCTGGTCGTGCTGGTGGCGTCCATCGGCTACTGGGCGTTCAAGATCAAGCGCGTGCAGCTGTCGTTGAAGAAGATGGCCGAGACCGATGCGCTGACCGGCATCTGCAATCGCCATCACTTCACCCTGCGTGCCGAGCGCGCGCTGGCCGAATGCGCCCGCAACGGCGAGCAGGCCGCGCTGATCATGTTCGACCTGGACCACTTCAAGAACATCAACGACCGCTTCGGCCACGAGACCGGCGACTGGGCCCTCACCGAAGTCGCGGAAGCCTGCAAGGGCTTCTGCCGTCGCATCGACGTGCTCGGTCGCCTGGGCGGCGAAGAGTTCGCCATCCTGATGTACGGCTGCGACCTGCGTGCCGCCGCCCGCGTCGCCGAGGATTGCCGCGTGCGCCTGGCCCAGATCGACACCAAGTCCACCGGCCACACCTTCGCCATCACCGGCAGCTTCGGCGTCACCTCCAGCGCGCTGGCCGGCTACAGCCTGGCCAAGCTGCTCTCGCACGCCGACCGCATGCTGTACCGCGCCAAGCACTTGGGCCGCAACCGCGTCTGCATCCACGAGCCCGCGCAGGACAACGCCCGCGATGTGGGCAGCAACGTGCTTGAACTGCCCCACCGTGACGGGCGCGTAGAGCACCACACGACCGCCTGA